In Longimicrobium sp., the following are encoded in one genomic region:
- a CDS encoding fumarate reductase/succinate dehydrogenase flavoprotein subunit, whose protein sequence is MDQHQVHEHDVLVIGAGGAGLRAAIEASAMGASVGLVCKSLLGKAHTVMAEGGVAAALANVDDRDSWRVHFADTMRGGQYLNNWRMAELHAREAPARVRELEAWGALFDRTDDGRILQRNFGGHRYPRLAHVGDRTGLEMIRVLQDKGVHQGIAVYMETNVTTLLKDGERVAGAFAYDRERGRFQLFRAGAVVLATGGIGRAYKITSNSWEYTGDGHALAYHAGADLIDMEFVQFHPTGMVWPPSVRGILVTEGVRGEGGVLKNRDGKRFMFDDIPDNYRAQTADSEDEGWRYTQGDKNARRPPELLTRDHVARCIVREVREGRGSPHGGVFLDIAWIKERLPKAEEHIKKKLPSMYHQFKQLADIDITREPMEVGPTTHYIMGGIRVDGDTQMSTVPGLFAAGECAAGLHGANRLGGNSLSDLLVFGKRAGEHAALFAKDAPKGHFDPEQVADAARRAVAPFERPSAAENPYQVQAALQDVMQDLVGIVRNEGDMRRAVHELGSLRERSERAGVTGNREYNPGWHTALDLPNLLTVSEAIVLSALERKESRGGHFREDFPEKDPAQGTFNIAVRRGADGGMEMERLPIPEMRQELKDVIKEMG, encoded by the coding sequence GCGCCATGGGGGCCAGCGTGGGGCTGGTCTGCAAGAGCCTGCTGGGGAAGGCGCACACGGTGATGGCCGAGGGCGGGGTGGCCGCCGCGCTGGCCAACGTGGACGACCGCGACAGCTGGCGCGTGCACTTCGCCGACACCATGCGCGGGGGGCAGTACCTCAACAACTGGCGCATGGCCGAGCTGCACGCGCGCGAGGCGCCGGCCCGGGTGCGCGAGCTGGAGGCGTGGGGCGCGCTCTTCGACCGCACCGACGACGGGCGCATCCTGCAGCGCAACTTCGGCGGGCACCGCTACCCGCGCCTGGCCCACGTGGGCGACCGCACGGGCCTGGAGATGATCCGCGTCCTCCAGGACAAGGGGGTGCACCAGGGGATCGCGGTCTACATGGAGACCAACGTCACCACGCTGCTCAAGGACGGCGAGCGGGTGGCGGGCGCCTTCGCCTACGACCGCGAGCGGGGGCGCTTCCAGCTCTTCCGCGCCGGGGCCGTGGTGCTGGCCACGGGGGGGATCGGCCGCGCGTACAAGATCACCAGCAACAGCTGGGAGTACACGGGCGACGGGCACGCGCTGGCGTACCACGCGGGGGCGGACCTCATCGACATGGAGTTCGTGCAGTTCCACCCCACCGGGATGGTATGGCCGCCCAGCGTGCGCGGGATCCTGGTGACCGAGGGGGTGCGCGGCGAGGGGGGCGTGCTCAAGAACCGCGACGGCAAGCGCTTCATGTTCGACGACATCCCCGACAACTACCGGGCGCAGACGGCCGACAGCGAGGACGAGGGGTGGCGCTACACACAAGGCGACAAGAACGCCCGCCGCCCGCCGGAGCTGCTCACGCGCGACCACGTGGCGCGCTGCATCGTGCGCGAGGTGCGCGAGGGGCGGGGGAGCCCGCACGGGGGCGTCTTCCTCGACATCGCCTGGATCAAGGAGCGGCTGCCGAAGGCCGAGGAGCACATCAAGAAGAAGCTCCCCAGCATGTACCACCAGTTCAAGCAGCTGGCCGACATCGACATCACCCGGGAGCCGATGGAGGTGGGGCCCACCACGCACTACATCATGGGCGGGATCCGGGTGGACGGCGACACGCAGATGTCCACCGTCCCCGGCCTCTTCGCCGCGGGCGAGTGCGCGGCGGGGCTGCACGGCGCCAACCGCCTGGGCGGCAACTCGCTCTCCGACCTGCTGGTGTTCGGCAAGCGCGCGGGCGAGCACGCGGCGCTCTTCGCGAAGGACGCGCCGAAGGGGCACTTCGACCCCGAGCAGGTGGCCGACGCCGCGCGCCGCGCCGTCGCCCCCTTCGAGCGCCCTTCCGCGGCGGAGAACCCGTACCAGGTGCAGGCCGCGCTGCAGGACGTCATGCAGGACCTGGTGGGCATCGTCCGCAACGAGGGCGACATGCGCCGCGCGGTGCACGAGCTGGGGTCGCTGCGCGAGCGCTCGGAGCGCGCGGGGGTGACCGGCAACCGCGAGTACAACCCGGGGTGGCACACGGCGCTCGACCTGCCGAACCTGCTCACGGTGAGCGAGGCGATCGTGCTCTCCGCGCTGGAGCGCAAGGAGAGCCGCGGCGGCCACTTCCGCGAGGACTTCCCCGAGAAGGACCCCGCGCAGGGCACCTTCAACATCGCCGTGCGCAGGGGCGCGGACGGGGGGATGGAGATGGAGCGGCTCCCGATCCCCGAGATGCGCCAGGAGCTGAAGGACGTGATCAAGGAGATGGGGTGA